From a single Adhaeribacter swui genomic region:
- a CDS encoding SusC/RagA family TonB-linked outer membrane protein, whose amino-acid sequence MKKLLQKSSKLLLLLVLSESSLAHTADFHSPPRISKILVKPKSLVSENISGKVVTDSGEPLIGVSVLVKNTNMGTTTAADGTFQLAVPNSTDVLVFSFIGYVTKEIPLKNQKTLQVTLQEDAKALNEVVVVGYGTQSRKSLVGSIATINAQETKQIPVASFDAQLQGRAPGIQVNTFSGTPGEGVKVQIRGTASINASNDPLYVIDGVLVNNNSLASIDLGNKKTSPLADINPADIESIEVLKDASAIAIYGSRGANGVILVTTKRGEYNASKTRYNLDVSQGWQQADKSRIWELTTGPEHALLVNEQWINSGIDNPALNQTFANRPFRPKDEVINGVPGRGTPEEQQTYDRLSRVFRTAQTRNYDLNVQGGSENIRYNLGAGYTNQEGILKPAKFERASFKLNFDTKLSRKITFSSSNGAYRSFRQQVRGGAGQQAGHLLAALHHPTYLPLTNPDGTPARGSIYENIDNLTNTDITNISTRSLRYIGNQYVEVSILPNLRFRTSVGLDYNHYNEREFFNDQTIIGGAPNPPGYVNEVFTNLTLLQNEQTLTYNLDLGPKHAITALLGNSIQSSTQQVAAQTGSGFPNNSFQQISAASIRTSEQRKSQSTIASFFGRINYSYDDKYFLEGSLRADGSSKFGVNNRWGYFPGIGASWRLKQEDFLQGINQLSELKLRVSAGAAGNQNGINDYAARGLWAGNASYPDNLTSGPKAGITPSQLENPDLKWEKTTTYNVGLDLGLFDNRLFVNVDAYYKYTTDALLYLPVPSATGYGSTLANAGEVSNKGIELGISTVNIQGKGDGFSWTSNFNFARNVNRAEKLVSPITFEAREYRRTQEGAALGSFWLYKQLYVDPETGNAVFDDVDKDGKLTQADRQLLGNLIPKFYGGFTNNFSYKGFDVNVLFTYQYGNSVFNFNKYILEGGGTRDASRAILKSQLDRWQKPGDKTNTPRVTSVGNNYNIEQNSRYLEDGSFIRLKSVSVGYTLPTSFTSRLKLNKVRLYALGTNLWIATKYTGADPESSGSAGQNLDGLDTATPPQPRGLQFGANLSF is encoded by the coding sequence ATGAAAAAACTGCTACAAAAGAGTAGTAAGTTATTGCTATTGCTTGTTCTTTCCGAATCTTCTTTAGCCCATACGGCTGATTTTCATTCTCCTCCGCGTATTAGTAAAATTTTAGTAAAACCGAAAAGTTTAGTTTCTGAAAACATTTCCGGGAAAGTTGTAACGGATTCCGGGGAGCCTTTAATTGGGGTTTCGGTGTTGGTTAAAAATACCAATATGGGTACTACTACTGCTGCAGATGGCACTTTTCAATTAGCCGTTCCGAATTCTACCGATGTGTTGGTTTTCTCTTTTATCGGCTACGTAACCAAAGAAATTCCGTTAAAAAATCAGAAAACGTTACAGGTAACCTTGCAGGAAGATGCCAAAGCTTTAAACGAGGTGGTAGTGGTAGGTTATGGCACCCAAAGCCGGAAAAGTCTGGTGGGTTCTATTGCTACGATTAATGCCCAGGAGACCAAGCAAATTCCGGTGGCCAGTTTCGATGCGCAGTTGCAGGGACGGGCACCCGGTATACAGGTAAATACGTTTTCTGGTACGCCCGGCGAAGGCGTAAAAGTGCAAATAAGAGGTACCGCTTCTATTAATGCTAGCAACGACCCTTTGTATGTCATTGATGGGGTACTGGTAAATAATAATTCGCTGGCTTCTATTGATTTAGGTAATAAAAAAACTTCTCCCTTAGCCGACATCAACCCCGCCGATATTGAAAGCATCGAAGTGCTAAAAGATGCCAGCGCCATTGCTATTTACGGGTCACGGGGAGCTAACGGGGTTATTTTGGTTACTACCAAACGCGGCGAATACAACGCCAGCAAAACCCGCTACAACCTGGATGTTTCGCAGGGCTGGCAACAAGCCGATAAAAGCCGAATTTGGGAATTAACTACCGGTCCGGAACATGCTCTACTTGTGAATGAACAATGGATAAACTCCGGGATTGATAATCCGGCTTTAAATCAGACGTTTGCTAACCGGCCTTTCCGGCCTAAAGATGAAGTAATTAACGGAGTGCCTGGTCGGGGCACGCCCGAAGAGCAGCAAACCTACGATCGGCTGAGCCGGGTTTTCCGGACGGCTCAAACCCGGAATTACGATTTAAATGTTCAGGGCGGCAGCGAAAATATCCGGTACAACCTGGGCGCTGGTTACACCAACCAGGAAGGAATTTTAAAACCGGCTAAATTCGAACGGGCCAGCTTTAAATTAAATTTCGATACCAAACTTAGCCGCAAAATAACTTTTAGTTCCAGCAATGGGGCTTACCGCTCGTTCCGACAACAAGTAAGAGGTGGCGCTGGACAACAGGCCGGGCATTTACTAGCGGCCTTGCATCATCCCACTTACCTGCCCTTAACCAATCCGGATGGCACCCCCGCCCGCGGCTCCATTTACGAAAACATCGATAACTTAACCAATACCGATATCACCAATATTTCTACCCGCAGTTTGCGGTACATTGGTAACCAGTACGTAGAAGTATCTATTCTACCAAACCTGCGCTTTAGAACGTCGGTAGGCCTGGATTATAACCATTACAACGAGCGCGAATTTTTTAACGACCAAACCATTATCGGGGGAGCACCAAACCCACCCGGCTACGTAAACGAGGTTTTTACGAATCTAACTTTACTGCAAAATGAGCAGACATTAACCTATAATTTAGATTTAGGCCCCAAGCACGCCATTACCGCCCTGCTTGGGAATAGTATTCAAAGCAGCACGCAACAGGTAGCAGCCCAAACCGGCTCGGGTTTCCCGAACAACTCTTTTCAGCAAATATCCGCGGCCTCTATTCGTACCTCGGAGCAACGGAAATCGCAGTCTACCATTGCTTCTTTCTTCGGCCGAATTAATTATAGCTACGACGATAAATACTTCCTGGAAGGCTCTTTGCGCGCCGATGGTTCTTCGAAATTCGGGGTAAATAACCGCTGGGGCTACTTCCCCGGAATAGGCGCTTCGTGGCGCCTGAAACAAGAAGATTTTCTGCAAGGAATAAACCAACTTTCCGAATTAAAGCTGCGCGTTAGCGCCGGGGCAGCCGGTAACCAAAACGGGATTAACGATTATGCCGCTCGCGGCTTATGGGCCGGAAATGCCTCGTACCCGGATAATTTAACCAGTGGACCAAAAGCGGGCATTACCCCCTCGCAACTCGAAAACCCGGATTTAAAATGGGAAAAAACCACTACGTATAACGTCGGGCTAGATTTAGGATTATTCGATAACCGGTTGTTCGTGAATGTAGATGCTTATTACAAATACACTACCGATGCGCTATTGTATTTGCCGGTTCCTTCAGCTACGGGTTATGGCAGTACTTTGGCCAATGCCGGCGAAGTGAGCAATAAAGGTATTGAATTGGGCATTTCAACGGTAAATATTCAAGGAAAAGGCGATGGTTTTAGCTGGACCTCCAATTTTAATTTCGCCCGCAATGTAAACCGCGCCGAAAAATTAGTAAGTCCGATTACTTTTGAAGCCCGTGAATACCGCAGAACCCAGGAAGGCGCTGCTTTGGGTAGTTTCTGGTTGTACAAACAACTTTACGTGGACCCCGAAACTGGTAATGCTGTTTTTGATGATGTAGATAAAGATGGCAAATTAACCCAAGCCGACCGGCAATTACTGGGCAATCTAATTCCGAAATTCTACGGCGGATTTACTAATAATTTTTCTTACAAAGGGTTTGATGTAAACGTTTTATTCACTTACCAATACGGTAACTCGGTATTTAACTTTAACAAGTATATTCTGGAAGGCGGCGGCACCCGCGATGCTTCCCGGGCTATCCTGAAAAGCCAGCTGGACCGTTGGCAAAAGCCCGGCGATAAAACCAATACTCCCCGGGTTACCAGCGTGGGTAATAATTACAACATCGAGCAAAACAGCCGTTACCTGGAAGATGGCTCTTTTATCCGGCTAAAATCTGTTTCGGTGGGGTATACCTTGCCCACTAGTTTCACTTCCCGGTTAAAATTAAACAAAGTACGCTTGTACGCCTTAGGCACCAACCTCTGGATTGCCACCAAATACACCGGAGCCGACCCAGAATCGTCGGGTAGCGCAGGGCAAAACCTCGACGGCTTAGATACCGCTACTCCGCCGCAACCCCGAGGTTTACAATTCGGCGCTAACCTCTCTTTTTAA
- a CDS encoding RagB/SusD family nutrient uptake outer membrane protein gives MKKILIYPALLLSMLLFSCENFLEVESFDRVSDENTIFDKSSAETAVRGAYRSLASLNYSSGFQNTILQAGGDVRSLNNAQTDLNIINYSLRSDIGFLSTYWANFYNTINRANHVIDKVPAVTDVKLTADLKNQLLGEAYFIRAYSYFDLGRIFGNVPIYLTPTKVVADKLGVPKSSQAEVYAQALADLNKAETLLPATVVRHRATKFTVYALRARLNLYLNNYEQAENDANSVLANTSYQLVKPFSLAAGTPESVLEFSYSVTDLNTGYGLWNTSNRQLEPKAVIHNLLNDPTVGGDRKILSVPNAAGQFIGGIYPTNTSAAYGIRTAELYLIRAEARAKKLDPDLTGALSDLNAIRARANVPNSTVANPEEIILAIENERRVEFALEPHRWFDIVRTGRAPAVFNLNDPNKYIFPIPAGEILADPTLAQNPGYGN, from the coding sequence ATGAAGAAGATACTTATCTATCCAGCGCTTCTATTAAGCATGCTTCTATTCTCCTGCGAAAATTTCCTGGAAGTAGAATCTTTCGACCGGGTTTCGGATGAAAATACCATTTTTGATAAATCCTCCGCCGAAACCGCCGTACGAGGAGCATACCGGTCTTTGGCCAGCTTAAACTACAGCAGCGGTTTCCAAAACACCATTCTACAAGCAGGCGGCGACGTGCGGTCGTTAAACAATGCCCAAACCGACCTGAATATTATAAATTACAGCCTCCGTTCGGATATTGGTTTTTTATCTACGTATTGGGCCAATTTTTACAACACCATTAACCGAGCCAACCACGTCATTGATAAAGTGCCGGCCGTAACGGATGTAAAACTAACCGCCGATTTAAAAAATCAGCTTCTGGGCGAAGCTTATTTTATCCGGGCGTACTCATATTTCGACCTGGGCCGGATATTTGGTAATGTACCTATCTACCTGACTCCTACCAAAGTAGTAGCCGATAAACTGGGTGTACCGAAAAGCTCGCAAGCTGAAGTGTACGCCCAGGCCTTAGCTGATTTAAATAAAGCCGAAACCTTATTACCCGCCACCGTAGTCCGGCACCGGGCAACTAAATTCACGGTTTACGCGCTCCGGGCTAGGTTAAATCTTTACCTGAATAACTATGAGCAGGCGGAGAATGATGCCAACAGTGTTTTAGCGAATACCAGCTATCAGCTTGTTAAACCTTTTAGCCTGGCGGCCGGTACGCCGGAATCAGTACTGGAATTTTCGTACAGTGTAACCGATTTAAATACCGGTTACGGCTTATGGAATACCAGTAACCGGCAATTAGAACCTAAAGCGGTTATTCATAATTTACTAAATGACCCAACCGTAGGCGGCGACCGCAAGATTCTTTCGGTACCCAATGCAGCGGGGCAGTTTATTGGCGGTATTTATCCTACTAATACCTCAGCGGCTTATGGCATTCGTACGGCTGAATTGTACTTAATCCGGGCTGAAGCCCGCGCGAAGAAATTAGACCCGGATTTAACCGGCGCTCTCAGCGATTTAAATGCCATACGTGCGCGGGCCAATGTGCCCAATAGCACGGTCGCTAACCCAGAAGAAATTATTTTGGCCATTGAAAACGAGCGCCGCGTAGAATTTGCCCTGGAACCGCACCGCTGGTTTGATATTGTAAGAACCGGCCGGGCACCGGCAGTTTTTAACCTGAACGACCCTAATAAATACATTTTCCCGATTCCGGCCGGCGAAATTTTAGCTGACCCTACTTTGGCTCAAAATCCCGGCTACGGCAATTAA
- the bshB1 gene encoding bacillithiol biosynthesis deacetylase BshB1, whose protein sequence is MKLDILVFSAHPDDAEVGCGGTILKQVALGDKVGMIDLTRGELGTRGSAEIRAQEALEAKRLLGLQVRENLWMRDCFFVIDEAHTMQIIRAVRKYRPRIVLANAPHDRHPDHGRACKLVTEAAFIAGLPQIKTELDGEPQEAWRPELVLQYIQNTYIKPDILVDITNYWDLKLAAIQAYRSQFYHPDYNEPAVTYISAPDFFLIHEGRAREFGKYINAPFAEGFTCQRFLGVDNLQHLR, encoded by the coding sequence ATGAAGTTAGATATTTTGGTTTTTTCGGCGCATCCCGACGATGCGGAAGTAGGGTGTGGCGGTACTATTTTAAAACAAGTAGCACTCGGCGATAAGGTAGGCATGATAGATTTGACCCGCGGCGAATTAGGAACCCGGGGCTCCGCCGAAATCCGGGCGCAGGAGGCTTTAGAAGCGAAAAGGCTGCTGGGCCTGCAAGTGCGCGAAAACCTATGGATGCGGGATTGTTTTTTCGTGATCGACGAAGCCCATACCATGCAGATCATCCGGGCGGTGCGCAAATACCGCCCCCGAATTGTGCTGGCCAACGCCCCCCACGACCGGCACCCGGATCATGGCCGGGCGTGTAAATTAGTGACCGAAGCCGCTTTTATTGCCGGCTTACCCCAAATTAAAACTGAACTGGACGGCGAACCCCAGGAAGCTTGGCGCCCCGAACTGGTGTTGCAATACATTCAGAATACTTACATTAAACCGGATATTCTGGTGGATATTACCAATTACTGGGATTTAAAATTAGCCGCCATTCAAGCCTATCGCAGCCAGTTTTACCACCCGGATTACAATGAGCCCGCCGTGACCTATATATCCGCCCCCGATTTTTTCCTCATTCACGAAGGCCGGGCCCGGGAATTTGGCAAATACATTAACGCCCCCTTCGCCGAAGGCTTCACCTGCCAACGTTTCTTGGGAGTAGATAATTTACAGCACCTGCGGTAG
- a CDS encoding c-type cytochrome, translating to MEAAQQGEVLIAYCDCYTCHKEDKDSVGPAFKAIAERYPVQQVYIDLLAQKVISGGKGSWGSATMSPHPKVSLEEAKLMVTYILSFKQNSIK from the coding sequence GTGGAGGCAGCCCAGCAAGGAGAAGTACTAATTGCATACTGCGACTGCTATACTTGCCATAAAGAAGACAAAGATTCGGTAGGTCCGGCGTTTAAGGCTATTGCGGAAAGATATCCGGTACAACAGGTTTATATAGATCTACTGGCGCAAAAAGTAATCAGCGGTGGCAAAGGTTCCTGGGGAAGTGCTACCATGAGCCCGCACCCCAAAGTTTCTCTGGAAGAAGCTAAATTGATGGTTACTTATATTCTTTCTTTTAAACAAAATTCAATAAAATGA
- a CDS encoding DoxX family protein has protein sequence MSSIQTKTTSSVWEKVRRHFGSVVKPSQLHAEWQPWEKHLFRFFFLFLSLLILPIDLKIYRDFFAIDWAHLHFHDLFRLSRYQNQFIPAENLPQWGIGQFANWTIALVLALGGAVVWGRLDTNQKEYTVLYYWLRVMVRYRLAFVLITYGFIKVFPLQMPYPSLSNLFTNYGDFFAWKIYFQTVGIAPKYQSFLGFVEILAAFLLFNRRTTTFGVGLIFGFIGNVAVVNGLYDVGEQVLSNFIVLLAAFLLANDVPRLYRLLIQEGPTYANKIIPDFSDKVLRNLRFGLRGAFLLFVFLFAYKTFENYTTDPYKIPHTPGLSNAFGYYRVKEFILNNKTIPYSKTDPNRWQDVIFEKWSTLTIKSNQPVKIDFTSAEAVHEKDIDRNYELAGHAGRHYFYYEADTINHTLYLQNKNRNHRSEKLFLTYQRPNPNTLVLAGINEKQDSIRVVLEKINKKYMLFEGRRKPVKI, from the coding sequence ATGAGCAGCATACAAACAAAAACAACCTCTTCGGTTTGGGAGAAAGTGCGGCGCCATTTTGGTAGCGTCGTAAAACCCAGCCAGCTACATGCCGAATGGCAGCCCTGGGAAAAACATCTGTTCCGGTTCTTTTTTCTTTTCCTCAGCTTGTTAATTCTCCCGATTGACTTGAAAATTTACCGCGACTTTTTCGCTATAGACTGGGCGCACCTGCACTTTCACGATTTATTCCGTTTGTCTCGCTACCAAAACCAATTTATTCCGGCGGAGAATTTACCCCAATGGGGGATTGGTCAATTTGCGAACTGGACCATTGCCTTGGTACTGGCATTAGGTGGAGCGGTAGTATGGGGCAGATTAGATACCAACCAGAAAGAATATACGGTTTTGTATTACTGGTTGCGGGTAATGGTGCGCTACCGCTTAGCGTTTGTTTTAATTACCTACGGCTTTATCAAGGTATTTCCGTTACAAATGCCGTATCCGTCGCTGAGTAATCTATTTACTAATTACGGCGATTTTTTTGCATGGAAAATTTACTTCCAAACCGTAGGAATTGCGCCCAAGTACCAATCTTTTCTGGGCTTTGTGGAAATACTGGCGGCCTTTTTATTATTTAACCGGCGCACCACCACCTTTGGCGTAGGTTTAATTTTTGGTTTTATTGGCAACGTGGCCGTGGTAAATGGCTTGTACGATGTCGGGGAGCAGGTATTAAGTAATTTTATCGTGCTACTGGCAGCTTTTTTACTGGCCAACGATGTGCCCCGGTTGTATCGTTTACTCATTCAGGAAGGCCCTACCTACGCCAACAAAATTATTCCGGATTTTTCGGATAAAGTATTGAGGAATTTGCGGTTTGGGTTAAGAGGTGCTTTCCTGTTGTTCGTCTTTCTTTTTGCTTATAAAACCTTCGAAAATTATACCACCGACCCGTACAAAATCCCGCATACTCCTGGCTTGAGCAATGCTTTTGGCTATTACCGGGTAAAAGAATTTATCTTAAACAATAAAACAATTCCGTATTCAAAAACTGACCCGAACCGCTGGCAGGATGTTATTTTCGAAAAATGGTCTACCCTGACTATAAAAAGTAACCAGCCGGTAAAAATTGATTTCACCAGTGCCGAAGCGGTGCACGAAAAAGACATTGACCGCAACTACGAACTGGCCGGTCATGCGGGTCGCCATTATTTCTATTACGAAGCCGATACGATAAATCATACCTTGTACCTCCAGAATAAAAACAGAAATCACCGCAGCGAAAAGCTTTTTCTTACTTACCAAAGACCTAATCCCAACACCCTGGTACTGGCTGGAATCAACGAAAAGCAGGATTCTATCCGGGTAGTGTTAGAAAAAATAAATAAAAAATACATGCTATTCGAGGGCCGGCGCAAACCAGTCAAAATTTAA
- a CDS encoding porin: MFSSIKQRVIFCAFNCSWLAAFVFLTSPVQAQTANTVLQDTIKPPSRPLLNAPLSGDVSKPATATKSHWYDKIALRGYVQIRYNRLLESNPSLKSSHDASIGANGGFLIRRARLVFSGNVHDRVFIYIQPDLASTPSGSSTIHFAQIRDAYFDLALDKKKEYRLRIGQSKIPYGFENMQSSQNRVTLDRNDALNTAVPNERDLGMIFYWTPNKIRKRFSELANSSMKGSGDYGVFGLGIYNGQVANRAEANNNLHVVARISYPIALPNGQIIEPGIQGYTGKYTVTTDQLSSAEVKGGNFNDQRVAGSFVLYPKPFGFQMEYNIGKGPQFNRETNSILVKSLKGGYAQAMYQIKFNHQNLTPFVKAQYFEGGRKVELDARFSKVYETEFGLEWQPNAAFELATQYTITDRTTKDGKTLYNRQFGNLLRVQAQFNF, encoded by the coding sequence ATGTTCTCATCCATAAAACAAAGAGTAATATTCTGTGCTTTTAATTGTAGTTGGCTGGCTGCTTTTGTATTTTTAACATCCCCGGTACAAGCCCAAACCGCCAATACGGTACTACAAGATACGATAAAACCTCCATCTAGGCCTTTACTGAATGCGCCTCTATCTGGTGATGTATCAAAGCCTGCCACCGCGACAAAATCCCATTGGTACGATAAAATTGCTTTAAGGGGCTATGTGCAGATAAGATATAATCGCCTGTTGGAATCGAACCCTAGTTTAAAAAGCAGCCATGATGCGTCTATTGGGGCTAATGGTGGCTTTTTAATTCGCCGGGCGCGTCTGGTATTTAGTGGTAATGTGCACGACCGGGTTTTTATTTATATTCAACCAGATTTAGCTTCTACTCCCTCCGGCAGTTCTACCATTCACTTTGCCCAAATCCGCGATGCTTATTTTGATTTGGCTTTGGACAAAAAGAAAGAATATCGCTTACGAATTGGTCAAAGTAAAATTCCTTATGGTTTTGAAAACATGCAATCGAGCCAGAACCGGGTTACATTGGATCGGAATGATGCTTTGAACACGGCCGTTCCGAATGAACGTGATTTAGGAATGATTTTTTACTGGACACCAAATAAAATAAGAAAACGCTTCAGCGAATTAGCCAATTCTTCCATGAAAGGATCTGGGGATTACGGGGTATTTGGTTTAGGAATTTACAATGGGCAGGTAGCTAACCGGGCTGAAGCCAATAATAACCTGCATGTGGTAGCCCGGATATCTTACCCCATCGCTTTGCCTAACGGACAAATTATAGAACCGGGAATTCAGGGGTATACTGGCAAATACACGGTTACTACCGACCAGCTCAGCAGCGCCGAAGTAAAAGGCGGAAATTTCAACGATCAAAGAGTAGCGGGCTCCTTTGTTCTCTATCCCAAACCGTTCGGGTTTCAGATGGAATATAATATTGGGAAAGGACCTCAGTTCAACCGGGAAACTAATTCCATCCTGGTAAAATCTCTGAAAGGGGGATACGCCCAGGCTATGTACCAGATTAAGTTTAATCATCAGAACCTAACTCCATTTGTGAAAGCGCAATACTTTGAAGGAGGCCGCAAAGTGGAATTAGATGCCCGCTTTAGTAAAGTTTACGAAACAGAATTTGGTCTGGAGTGGCAACCTAATGCAGCTTTCGAACTGGCTACCCAGTATACAATTACCGACCGGACAACGAAAGATGGTAAAACTTTATATAACCGGCAGTTCGGTAACCTGCTACGCGTTCAAGCCCAATTTAATTTTTAG
- a CDS encoding HD domain-containing protein, giving the protein MEAAAFNDNFTETELKVLAFVTEKHGQQKRKYTHEPYVNHLVRVALKVKEYTQDSRMVMAALCHDVLEDTECTVAELYQFLIGINLTDADSDYICFLVKELTDVFTSDAYPQFNRKARKELEANRLWEISPEAQTIKYADLIDNTTSIVQHGGGFAKVYLKEKKRILTKMDKGNLELYQIVSSIIEIV; this is encoded by the coding sequence ATGGAGGCAGCCGCGTTCAATGATAACTTTACCGAAACAGAGTTAAAGGTGCTTGCCTTTGTCACCGAAAAGCACGGCCAACAAAAACGAAAATATACCCATGAGCCTTATGTAAATCATTTGGTTCGGGTGGCATTAAAGGTTAAAGAGTATACCCAAGATAGCCGCATGGTAATGGCGGCTTTATGCCATGATGTACTGGAAGACACCGAATGTACCGTAGCGGAGCTTTATCAATTTTTAATCGGCATTAACTTAACCGATGCCGACAGCGATTATATCTGCTTTTTGGTGAAAGAATTAACCGATGTGTTCACCTCCGACGCCTATCCTCAATTTAACCGAAAAGCCAGAAAAGAATTAGAAGCAAACCGACTTTGGGAAATCTCGCCGGAAGCCCAAACCATTAAATACGCTGATTTGATTGATAATACCACCTCCATTGTTCAGCACGGGGGTGGATTTGCTAAAGTGTATCTGAAAGAAAAGAAACGAATATTAACTAAAATGGATAAAGGCAATCTGGAACTTTATCAAATAGTCAGTTCCATTATAGAAATAGTTTAA
- a CDS encoding TIGR01777 family oxidoreductase — MQKLVIAGGTGALGSAIIQRYYNTETKLVILSRTAKPTDNNIRYIAWDAKTLGPWTKELEESTAVINLVGKSVNCRYTEQNKKEIIRSRVDSTLVIGQAIQGLQQKPVVWINAGSAAIFGNSGEEIKQEGSPTGVGFSPNVCKAWERAFASVATPGTRKVFLRIGLVLQSGKGVLKPFANLAKTGFGGRIGSGEQYMTWIHEEDFVNLIDWVINKEVSGIIHAVSPFPVKNKEFMREIRTALKVPIGFPNPAFLTRFGALFIGTEAELVLSGRRVVSKVLAQEQFIFKFPHIGNSLKQLL; from the coding sequence ATGCAAAAATTAGTAATTGCCGGCGGCACCGGCGCTTTAGGGAGTGCCATCATCCAGCGCTATTACAACACCGAAACCAAATTAGTAATATTAAGCCGTACCGCTAAGCCAACGGACAACAACATCCGGTATATAGCCTGGGATGCAAAAACACTTGGCCCATGGACGAAAGAACTGGAAGAGAGTACCGCTGTGATTAATCTGGTAGGTAAATCCGTGAATTGCCGGTACACGGAGCAGAATAAAAAAGAAATTATTCGTTCCCGGGTGGATTCTACGCTAGTAATCGGGCAAGCGATTCAAGGGTTACAGCAGAAACCAGTCGTATGGATTAACGCTGGTTCCGCCGCTATTTTTGGGAATTCGGGCGAAGAAATAAAACAGGAGGGTTCCCCTACGGGAGTAGGTTTTTCGCCAAATGTTTGTAAAGCGTGGGAGCGGGCTTTTGCGAGCGTTGCTACTCCCGGTACGCGCAAGGTTTTCTTGCGGATTGGCTTGGTTTTGCAATCTGGTAAAGGCGTATTAAAACCTTTTGCAAATTTAGCTAAAACCGGCTTTGGTGGCCGCATTGGCTCCGGCGAACAGTACATGACCTGGATCCACGAAGAAGATTTTGTTAATTTAATTGATTGGGTAATTAACAAGGAGGTAAGCGGTATTATTCATGCCGTCAGTCCTTTTCCCGTGAAGAACAAAGAATTTATGCGGGAAATCCGAACGGCTCTGAAAGTACCTATTGGTTTCCCTAATCCGGCTTTTCTGACCCGTTTCGGCGCTTTATTCATCGGCACGGAGGCGGAGCTAGTGCTGTCAGGCAGGCGGGTAGTTTCTAAAGTTCTGGCTCAGGAACAGTTTATTTTTAAATTTCCGCATATTGGTAATTCCCTAAAACAGTTATTATAA
- a CDS encoding peroxiredoxin gives MALRIGEIAPDFKAESTQGIISFHRYIQDHWAILFSHPSDFTPVCTSELGMVAKLKVEFEKRNTKVLGISAGTLESHKRWIIDIEETQETIVDFPVIADPHKKVVHLYDMIHPFFSHSETIRSVFIIDPGKRIKSILIYPANTGRNFHEILRMIDSLQLTESFKVATPANWEYGKDCFILPAVKDEELATTFPRGFKILKPYLRTTPQPNL, from the coding sequence ATGGCACTACGCATCGGCGAAATTGCACCCGACTTTAAAGCCGAGTCTACCCAAGGAATTATTTCTTTCCACCGGTATATTCAGGACCATTGGGCCATTTTATTTTCGCATCCCAGCGATTTTACCCCGGTTTGTACTTCTGAGTTAGGCATGGTGGCCAAACTAAAAGTTGAATTTGAAAAGCGGAATACCAAAGTTTTGGGCATCAGCGCGGGCACTTTAGAATCGCACAAACGCTGGATTATTGACATTGAGGAAACGCAGGAAACTATCGTGGATTTTCCGGTTATTGCCGATCCGCACAAAAAGGTGGTACACCTGTACGACATGATTCACCCTTTTTTCAGTCATTCCGAAACCATCCGCTCGGTGTTTATCATTGACCCGGGTAAACGCATTAAGAGCATTTTAATTTACCCGGCTAATACCGGACGTAATTTCCACGAAATTCTGCGCATGATAGATTCCCTGCAGCTAACGGAAAGTTTTAAAGTAGCTACTCCGGCCAACTGGGAGTACGGTAAAGACTGTTTTATTTTACCCGCGGTAAAAGACGAAGAATTGGCTACTACTTTCCCCAGAGGATTTAAAATATTAAAGCCTTACCTACGTACTACGCCCCAGCCTAATTTATAG